One Cohnella candidum genomic region harbors:
- a CDS encoding UbiD family decarboxylase — MIFSSLRPFLETLRREGQLAVIEAPVDPVLEIAEIHRRVIDREGPALLFTNVKGSPFPVVTNLFGTSRRVDLAFGPRPEALTKRLVGAIDTLIPPTLPALWREKDMLLDLMKVGMRSVSQDQAPVLQASRRQKPLEGLPVITSWQEDGGPFVTLPLVYTEHPDHPKQHNLGMYRMQIFDADTTGMHWQIHKGGGFHYHEAEKRNRALPVSVFLGGPPALIASAIAPVPENVPELLLASLILGGKLPMADNPLGGHRIPAEAEFAIVGKVPPHERRPEGPFGDHYGYYSLQHDFPVFHVDHVWHRKDAIYPATVVGKPRQEDYYLGEFLQRLLSPAFPMVMSGVKSLWTYAETGFHSLAAAVVRESYSREALGTAFRILGEGQLTLTKFLMLTDRPLDLGDFPRLLETVLERFDPARDLVVFDNTSHDTLDYTGPRLNHGSKAVLMGVGEPVRELPGEYQGGALPGIDRVKPYCRGCLVVQGASYSDDPQLAARLAEFLHLAESPWPLVILADDADIVSGQTPFLWTTFTRFNPAADIYAASEPGRHHIAYKLPIVIDARMKPGYPDELFPREDIVKRVDTRWSEYFPR, encoded by the coding sequence ATGATCTTTTCTTCTCTGCGGCCCTTTCTGGAGACCCTTCGCCGCGAAGGGCAGCTTGCGGTAATCGAAGCGCCGGTCGATCCCGTGCTCGAAATCGCGGAAATCCACCGGCGGGTGATTGACCGGGAAGGACCCGCTTTATTATTCACGAACGTCAAAGGAAGCCCGTTTCCCGTCGTGACGAATCTGTTCGGGACGAGCCGCCGAGTCGATCTGGCGTTCGGCCCCAGACCCGAGGCTTTGACGAAACGGCTGGTCGGCGCGATCGATACGCTGATCCCTCCGACGCTGCCCGCTTTGTGGCGGGAGAAGGACATGCTGCTGGATCTCATGAAGGTCGGCATGCGCAGCGTATCGCAAGACCAGGCGCCCGTCCTGCAAGCCTCCAGAAGGCAGAAGCCGCTGGAAGGCTTGCCTGTCATCACGAGCTGGCAGGAGGACGGCGGACCGTTCGTCACGCTTCCTCTCGTCTATACCGAGCATCCGGACCACCCTAAGCAGCACAATCTGGGCATGTACCGGATGCAGATTTTCGACGCCGATACGACGGGCATGCATTGGCAAATCCATAAAGGCGGCGGCTTCCACTACCACGAAGCCGAGAAGCGCAACCGGGCGCTGCCGGTGTCCGTGTTTCTGGGCGGGCCGCCGGCGCTTATCGCCTCGGCGATCGCGCCGGTGCCGGAGAACGTGCCGGAGCTGCTGCTCGCTTCGCTGATCCTGGGCGGCAAGCTGCCGATGGCGGACAACCCGCTGGGCGGCCACCGGATTCCGGCGGAAGCGGAATTCGCGATCGTCGGCAAGGTACCGCCGCACGAACGTCGGCCGGAAGGCCCGTTCGGCGACCACTACGGCTATTATTCGCTTCAGCATGATTTCCCGGTCTTCCATGTCGACCATGTGTGGCACCGCAAAGACGCGATTTACCCGGCGACGGTCGTCGGCAAACCGCGGCAAGAGGACTACTATCTCGGCGAGTTCCTGCAGCGGCTGCTGTCTCCGGCGTTCCCGATGGTCATGTCCGGGGTGAAAAGCCTGTGGACGTACGCCGAGACCGGCTTCCACTCCCTGGCGGCGGCCGTCGTCCGGGAGAGTTACTCGCGGGAAGCGCTCGGAACGGCGTTCCGGATTCTCGGGGAAGGGCAGCTCACGCTGACCAAGTTCCTGATGCTGACCGACCGTCCGCTTGACCTGGGGGATTTCCCGCGGCTTCTCGAGACGGTGCTCGAACGGTTCGACCCGGCGCGGGATTTGGTCGTGTTCGACAATACGTCGCACGACACGCTGGATTACACCGGTCCCCGGCTTAACCACGGAAGCAAAGCCGTGCTCATGGGCGTCGGGGAGCCCGTTCGCGAGCTGCCTGGCGAATATCAGGGCGGCGCGCTTCCCGGTATCGACCGCGTCAAGCCTTACTGCAGGGGCTGCCTTGTCGTTCAGGGCGCCTCCTATTCGGACGATCCGCAGCTTGCCGCCCGGCTGGCGGAGTTCCTCCACTTGGCGGAATCGCCTTGGCCGCTCGTTATCCTCGCGGATGACGCGGATATCGTGAGCGGGCAGACGCCGTTCCTGTGGACGACGTTCACGCGGTTCAATCCGGCCGCGGACATCTATGCCGCCAGCGAGCCCGGACGCCATCATATCGCCTATAAGCTGCCGATCGTCATCGATGCCCGCATGAAGCCGGGTTACCCGGACGAGTTGTTCCCGCGGGAAGATATCGTCAAACGGGTAGACACCCGCTGGTCCGAATATTTCCCGCGTTAA
- a CDS encoding Cthe_2314 family HEPN domain-containing protein: MLRSLLGEAPGQWEGLLGETDRAMGAFIGLVRERSSGNPEEAVRFRTYAIWAEGLRRSLEELEESIFAAGFFAARIQHERWGELSGPEKKDYDRHVYFDKNAYIRMFSLLDKLGTLMNDLLGLKTEKIKPKFSYFTVLRRMRETGRYPELAGPLTALKETNRDAMNRLRTRRNTEIHFMNAELQDDLFAEKAAHGREAGETGRLENLSVNLADLRMGWDMVLGTLERSFRYACDRLRHRP; this comes from the coding sequence TTGCTCAGATCGCTGCTCGGGGAGGCGCCGGGCCAATGGGAAGGTCTTCTCGGGGAGACGGACCGCGCCATGGGCGCTTTCATCGGTTTAGTAAGGGAACGTTCTTCGGGAAACCCGGAAGAAGCCGTCCGGTTTCGCACCTACGCCATATGGGCGGAGGGACTTCGCCGTTCTCTGGAGGAGCTGGAAGAGAGCATTTTCGCCGCAGGCTTTTTCGCCGCGCGGATTCAGCATGAACGCTGGGGCGAGCTGTCCGGTCCGGAAAAGAAGGATTACGACCGCCACGTCTATTTTGATAAAAACGCCTATATCCGTATGTTCTCGCTGCTCGATAAGCTCGGGACGTTGATGAACGATTTGCTCGGCCTGAAGACCGAGAAGATCAAGCCGAAGTTTTCTTACTTCACCGTGCTTCGGAGAATGCGCGAGACCGGAAGGTATCCTGAACTCGCCGGACCTCTTACGGCATTGAAGGAAACCAACCGCGATGCGATGAACCGGCTGCGGACGAGACGGAATACGGAGATTCATTTTATGAACGCGGAATTGCAGGACGATCTGTTTGCCGAGAAAGCGGCCCATGGCCGGGAGGCGGGGGAAACGGGGAGGCTGGAAAACCTCTCCGTCAATTTGGCCGACTTGCGGATGGGCTGGGACATGGTATTGGGGACGCTGGAGAGATCGTTTCGGTATGCATGCGATCGGCTGCGGCATCGTCCATGA
- a CDS encoding SDR family oxidoreductase, with amino-acid sequence MTGKTALITGSAKGLGRRTAFELAASGCDVALNYVKSREEAERLAEEIRAMGRRALAIQADIAQADEAERLVSEVERALGTVDILINNAGPFIRERKLFADYRPEDIHYLMNGNLVGTMLLDHRVLPGMRSRGWGRIIHFGFGHAGEARSWPHRAVYAAAKVGLVSFTKTLAVEEAGNGITVNMICPGDIRGDNKEKGIAEVAGIPDEESPRGRPGTGEDVARVITFLCQPESDFITGNTIDVSGGLDPIRTSVKK; translated from the coding sequence CTGACGGGCAAAACGGCGCTGATCACGGGAAGCGCCAAAGGATTGGGCCGAAGGACGGCCTTCGAACTGGCGGCTTCCGGTTGCGACGTCGCTTTGAATTACGTGAAAAGCCGGGAAGAAGCGGAACGGCTTGCGGAAGAGATTCGGGCGATGGGGAGGCGGGCCTTGGCCATCCAGGCCGATATCGCCCAGGCGGACGAAGCGGAACGGTTGGTTTCGGAGGTAGAGCGAGCGCTGGGCACCGTCGACATTCTCATCAACAATGCCGGGCCCTTCATCCGGGAGCGCAAGCTGTTCGCCGATTACCGTCCGGAAGACATCCATTACCTGATGAACGGCAATCTGGTCGGCACGATGCTGCTCGACCACCGCGTCCTTCCGGGGATGAGAAGCCGGGGGTGGGGAAGGATCATCCACTTCGGCTTCGGCCATGCGGGCGAAGCCCGCTCTTGGCCCCATCGGGCCGTGTACGCGGCAGCGAAAGTCGGGCTGGTCTCTTTTACCAAGACGCTCGCCGTGGAAGAAGCGGGAAACGGGATTACGGTGAATATGATTTGTCCCGGCGATATCCGCGGGGACAATAAGGAGAAGGGAATCGCGGAAGTCGCGGGCATCCCGGACGAGGAATCGCCGCGGGGCAGGCCGGGAACGGGTGAGGACGTGGCGCGCGTGATTACGTTCCTTTGCCAGCCGGAGTCCGATTTCATCACGGGCAATACGATCGACGTATCGGGAGGACTGGATCCCATCCGGACGAGCGTGAAAAAATAA
- a CDS encoding NifU family protein, with translation MSDSVQSTTQYDEVLEVLDKLRPFLQRDGGDVELVDVEDGIVKLRLMGACGSCPSSTITLKAGIERALLEEVEGIEEVVQVF, from the coding sequence ATGAGTGACAGCGTACAAAGCACGACCCAGTACGACGAAGTGCTCGAGGTGCTCGATAAATTGCGTCCCTTCCTGCAGCGGGACGGCGGCGACGTTGAATTGGTGGACGTGGAAGACGGCATCGTCAAGCTTCGCCTGATGGGCGCTTGCGGCAGCTGCCCGAGCTCCACGATCACGCTGAAAGCCGGCATCGAGCGCGCGCTTCTCGAAGAAGTGGAAGGAATCGAAGAAGTCGTTCAAGTGTTCTGA
- a CDS encoding YuzB family protein yields the protein MHIVEFCVSNMHHGTDKVLERLEQDPRIEVIEYGCLGNCGECYLSPYALVNGESVVAESADQLFDLIQQEIDKQEADKAALDKLLDDL from the coding sequence ATGCACATCGTAGAATTTTGCGTCAGCAACATGCACCACGGCACCGATAAAGTGTTGGAGAGGCTGGAACAGGATCCGCGCATCGAGGTCATCGAATACGGATGCCTCGGAAATTGCGGGGAGTGTTACCTGTCCCCTTACGCGCTCGTGAACGGAGAGTCCGTCGTCGCGGAATCCGCAGACCAGTTGTTTGACCTCATCCAGCAAGAAATCGACAAGCAGGAGGCCGACAAAGCCGCGCTCGACAAGCTTCTCGACGATCTGTAA
- a CDS encoding NAD(P)/FAD-dependent oxidoreductase, with protein MNNVVVLGGGYGGLTVVHELLESDLPKGAKIFLVDRMPYQGLKTEYYALAAGTVTDVDIRVAFPVHPQLEVVYGEIAGVDFERRTVAVSGHDPLPYDSLVIALGCTDNYHGIAGASEFSCSIQSLSATRRTYQQLNDVRPGGQVTIVGGGLSGVEIASELRESRPDINIRILDRSASILNGFSPRLQKYVASWFHEHDVEMRSHISITSLEQGVIHNGAEAILTDVTVWTAGIQPVPLVRNLDLPKDKQGRLTVNEYHELPDVPNVFVVGDCASSTFSPSGQLAEAMGKQVAQVIKARWDGKEPKLGRIKLKGVLGSLGKKAGFGLMGSTPIIGRVPRVLKSGVLWMSKHHLG; from the coding sequence GTGAACAATGTAGTGGTTTTGGGTGGAGGTTATGGAGGACTGACGGTCGTCCATGAATTGCTGGAATCGGATCTTCCGAAGGGCGCCAAAATATTTCTGGTGGACCGGATGCCTTATCAGGGCCTGAAAACAGAGTATTACGCGCTGGCGGCCGGTACGGTGACCGACGTGGACATCCGCGTGGCGTTTCCGGTTCATCCGCAGCTGGAGGTCGTTTACGGGGAAATCGCCGGAGTCGATTTCGAACGGCGGACGGTGGCCGTATCCGGGCATGACCCGCTCCCGTATGACTCCCTCGTCATTGCATTGGGCTGCACCGACAATTATCACGGCATCGCGGGAGCTTCCGAATTCTCCTGCAGCATCCAGTCCTTGTCGGCCACCCGGCGGACCTACCAGCAATTGAACGATGTCCGGCCCGGCGGGCAAGTCACGATCGTCGGCGGAGGCCTGAGCGGCGTCGAAATCGCGTCCGAGCTCCGTGAAAGCCGTCCCGACATCAACATCCGGATTCTCGACCGCAGCGCCAGCATCCTGAACGGCTTTTCGCCGCGGCTGCAGAAATACGTGGCTTCCTGGTTCCACGAGCATGACGTCGAGATGCGGTCCCACATCTCCATCACGTCTCTGGAGCAAGGCGTCATCCATAACGGCGCCGAAGCGATCTTGACGGACGTGACGGTATGGACGGCGGGCATCCAGCCGGTCCCGCTGGTCCGTAACCTCGATCTTCCGAAAGACAAGCAGGGCCGTCTGACCGTCAACGAATACCACGAGTTGCCGGACGTTCCCAACGTGTTCGTGGTCGGCGACTGCGCGTCTTCCACATTCTCGCCGAGCGGCCAATTGGCGGAAGCCATGGGTAAGCAAGTCGCTCAAGTCATCAAGGCCCGCTGGGACGGCAAAGAGCCGAAGCTCGGCCGCATCAAACTCAAAGGCGTGCTCGGCTCCCTCGGCAAAAAAGCCGGTTTCGGGCTCATGGGTTCGACGCCGATTATCGGCCGTGTTCCCCGCGTGCTCAAAAGCGGCGTGTTGTGGATGAGCAAACACCATCTCGGATAA
- the mqnE gene encoding aminofutalosine synthase MqnE, with amino-acid sequence MAEISEKVRNGERLSLEDGVFLYRSDDLLTIGQLANEVNLRKNGKKVYFIENMSLYFTNVCEAHCAFCNFRKDEGDEGAYTLTPEQMIAYVDQHIHPGVREFHIVGGHNPHVPFDYYVESIRALKERYPDVTIKAYTAAEIDFFSRISGLSYKEVLEKLVAAGLESLTGGGAEILSDQYRKKMKVDKANIEQYLDVHRTAHQLGLRTHTTMLYGSVESVEERVQHMLHIRELQDETNGFQVFIPLSMQPISPNAGIRRRNSAFEDLKAIAISRLMLDNIQHIKAYFINIGTQLTQVALTMGASDAHGTIVRERISHSAGALTPAGITREDLIWLIKGAGRIPVERDTFYNEIRVYE; translated from the coding sequence ATGGCCGAAATCTCGGAGAAAGTGAGAAACGGCGAACGGTTGAGCCTCGAAGACGGCGTTTTCCTCTACCGTTCCGACGATCTGCTTACGATCGGCCAACTGGCCAATGAGGTCAATCTCCGCAAAAACGGCAAAAAAGTATATTTCATCGAAAACATGAGTTTGTACTTTACCAACGTTTGCGAAGCGCACTGCGCTTTCTGCAACTTCCGTAAAGACGAGGGCGACGAGGGAGCCTATACCCTGACGCCTGAACAAATGATCGCTTACGTGGACCAGCACATCCACCCCGGCGTCCGCGAATTCCACATCGTCGGCGGGCATAACCCCCACGTTCCGTTCGACTACTACGTCGAATCGATCCGGGCGCTCAAGGAACGGTATCCCGACGTCACGATCAAAGCTTACACCGCCGCGGAAATCGACTTCTTCTCCCGGATCTCCGGGCTCAGTTATAAGGAAGTGCTCGAGAAACTGGTCGCTGCCGGCTTAGAGTCCTTGACCGGGGGCGGCGCCGAAATCCTTTCCGATCAATACCGCAAAAAAATGAAAGTGGACAAGGCCAACATCGAGCAGTATTTGGACGTTCATCGCACGGCCCACCAACTGGGGCTGCGCACGCATACGACGATGCTGTACGGCTCGGTGGAATCGGTGGAAGAACGCGTGCAGCACATGCTGCACATCCGCGAGCTGCAGGACGAGACGAACGGATTCCAAGTGTTCATTCCTCTCTCGATGCAGCCGATCAGCCCGAACGCCGGCATCCGGCGGCGCAATTCCGCTTTCGAAGATCTCAAGGCGATTGCGATCAGCAGGCTGATGTTGGACAACATTCAGCATATCAAGGCTTACTTCATTAACATCGGAACCCAGTTGACCCAAGTGGCGCTCACCATGGGCGCATCCGACGCCCACGGCACGATCGTGCGGGAGCGGATCAGCCACTCGGCCGGGGCGCTGACGCCGGCCGGCATCACGCGCGAGGATCTGATCTGGCTGATCAAAGGCGCGGGCAGGATCCCCGTGGAGCGGGACACGTTCTACAACGAAATTCGGGTATATGAATGA
- a CDS encoding HesB/IscA family protein — MVNISESASEKIQEMLAAEESSELFLRIGVKEGGCSGFSYGMGFDDEKHDSDKVLDIRGLTVVVDEDSAKYLYGVEIDWKESAMGGGFTIHNPNAVATCGCGSSFRTATDAGKPNPDAC, encoded by the coding sequence ATGGTTAATATCAGCGAATCGGCAAGCGAGAAGATCCAGGAAATGCTCGCCGCCGAGGAATCTTCGGAATTGTTTCTGCGCATCGGCGTGAAGGAAGGCGGATGCAGCGGATTTTCCTACGGCATGGGCTTCGACGACGAGAAGCATGATAGCGATAAAGTGCTCGATATCCGCGGGTTGACCGTCGTGGTGGACGAGGACAGCGCCAAGTATTTGTACGGCGTCGAAATCGATTGGAAGGAATCCGCCATGGGCGGCGGCTTCACGATCCACAACCCGAACGCCGTGGCGACCTGCGGCTGCGGATCTTCTTTCCGCACGGCGACCGACGCGGGCAAACCGAACCCGGACGCGTGCTGA
- a CDS encoding YheC/YheD family protein, with product MDGNRGRELASKWLKTNDLLKNPAIAKHIPSTRLYSPSRLRQMVDQYGTVFIKPVRGTGGVGVAKIGKSGKGYSYAYRSGKRSSLPFGDLLRAVERIRGRKAYLIQQGIDLAEIEGRPVDYRVKYVKTENGWVFRAVVGRIARRGLFVTNICRGGKLVSGAEAIKRSLSPELAETKKKEMRELTKTATALLEQRFPGIRQLGYDYGIDRKGQIWLLEVNTRPH from the coding sequence ATGGATGGAAACCGAGGGCGAGAGCTCGCAAGCAAGTGGCTGAAGACGAATGATTTGCTCAAGAACCCCGCAATCGCGAAGCATATTCCTTCGACCAGGCTGTACAGTCCTTCGCGGCTGCGCCAAATGGTCGATCAATACGGGACGGTATTCATCAAGCCGGTGCGCGGTACGGGCGGCGTCGGCGTGGCAAAAATCGGGAAGTCCGGCAAAGGGTATTCTTACGCTTATCGATCCGGCAAACGGAGTTCACTTCCATTCGGAGACCTGCTTCGGGCCGTGGAACGCATTCGAGGCAGAAAAGCCTACTTGATTCAGCAAGGGATCGATTTGGCTGAAATCGAGGGCAGGCCTGTGGATTACCGGGTGAAATACGTAAAAACGGAAAATGGCTGGGTCTTTCGGGCGGTGGTGGGGCGAATTGCCAGACGGGGATTGTTCGTCACGAACATATGCAGGGGGGGCAAGCTCGTGAGCGGAGCGGAAGCGATCAAGAGATCGTTGTCTCCGGAGCTCGCCGAAACCAAGAAAAAGGAAATGCGGGAATTGACGAAAACCGCGACGGCCTTGCTGGAACAGCGTTTTCCGGGCATTCGGCAGCTCGGCTACGATTACGGAATCGACCGCAAAGGACAAATCTGGCTCCTGGAGGTCAATACTCGACCGCATTAA
- a CDS encoding sporulation histidine kinase inhibitor Sda: protein MLPTLSDELLLDAYRSALRLGLERDFIRLLRSEIGRRKLPLPEARAV, encoded by the coding sequence ATGCTGCCGACGCTATCCGACGAACTGCTGCTTGACGCTTACCGCAGCGCGCTCAGATTGGGTTTGGAACGGGATTTCATCCGGCTGCTCCGTTCGGAGATCGGACGCCGTAAGCTGCCGCTGCCGGAAGCAAGGGCGGTCTAA
- a CDS encoding NAD(P)/FAD-dependent oxidoreductase: MTQPHPTAVDVAIIGGGPAGMFAAFYGGMRQMSVTLIESMPQLGGQLAALYPEKYIYDVAGFPKVTAQELVDNLKKQMELFQADIRLEEKVLQVVKKKERLFEIVTDVSTIHARAVIITAGVGAFEPRKLELPEAARFEKANLHYFVGDLEKFRGLNVLLSGGGDSAVDWALMLEPIAKSVTLVHRRDKFRAHEHSVELLNQSSVKIITPTEITALHGESAIERVTLTDVKSGAQTELEVDAVIVNFGFISSLGPIAEWGLEIDGGSIKVDSRMESSVPGIFAAGDITTYPGKLKLIAVGFGEAPTAVNNAKVYIDPDAKLSPGHSSNMKL; the protein is encoded by the coding sequence TTGACTCAACCACATCCAACCGCCGTCGACGTCGCGATTATCGGCGGCGGTCCCGCGGGCATGTTTGCGGCGTTTTACGGGGGCATGCGGCAAATGTCCGTCACCCTGATCGAAAGCATGCCCCAGCTTGGAGGGCAGTTGGCGGCGCTTTATCCGGAGAAATACATTTATGACGTGGCCGGTTTCCCCAAAGTGACGGCCCAAGAGCTCGTGGACAACCTGAAGAAGCAAATGGAGCTTTTCCAAGCGGACATCCGCCTGGAAGAGAAAGTGCTTCAGGTCGTCAAGAAGAAAGAGCGCTTGTTTGAAATTGTGACCGATGTGAGCACGATCCATGCGCGGGCCGTCATCATTACCGCCGGAGTCGGGGCTTTCGAACCGAGAAAGCTGGAGCTTCCGGAAGCGGCACGCTTCGAGAAAGCGAACCTCCATTATTTCGTCGGCGACTTGGAGAAGTTCCGCGGCCTTAACGTCCTGCTCAGCGGCGGAGGCGATTCCGCTGTGGATTGGGCCCTCATGCTGGAACCGATCGCCAAGTCGGTGACGCTCGTCCACCGCAGGGACAAGTTCCGCGCGCACGAGCACAGCGTCGAATTGCTGAATCAGTCCAGCGTGAAAATTATCACCCCCACCGAGATTACGGCGCTGCATGGGGAATCCGCCATCGAGCGCGTCACGCTCACCGACGTCAAATCCGGCGCCCAGACGGAGCTTGAAGTCGACGCCGTCATCGTCAATTTCGGCTTCATCAGCTCGCTCGGCCCGATCGCGGAATGGGGACTCGAAATCGACGGCGGCTCCATTAAAGTCGACTCCCGCATGGAATCGAGCGTTCCCGGCATTTTCGCCGCAGGGGATATTACCACCTATCCCGGCAAGCTGAAGTTGATCGCGGTCGGATTCGGCGAAGCGCCGACGGCCGTCAACAACGCCAAGGTGTATATCGATCCGGACGCCAAGTTGTCGCCCGGACACAGCAGCAACATGAAGCTGTAA
- a CDS encoding NAD(P)/FAD-dependent oxidoreductase: MSSIPKIVILGAGYGGVLTSLRLQKELNYNEADVTLVNKHDYHYITTHLHMPAAGTDNPENARVNISKLIDEFKIDFVKSTVVQIRPQDRKVILEDGTLSYDYLVIGLGGEPETFGIPGMIENALNIRSINSVRLIREHIEYQFARYKREPHRTDYLTFVVGGAGFTGIEFVGELSDRIPELCKQFDVDPGLVKIYNIEAAPTALPGFDPELVEYAMQVLQKKGVTFKIGTAIKECTPDGVIVGEGEEIKAATVIWTGGIRGNRLIEEAGFETMRGRVKVDEFMRAPGHDNVFILGDNSLVFNPEGRPYPPTAQIAMQAGVNCAHNLVASIRNQPLKPFVYQSKGTVASLGKGEAIGIAFGKKYKGRVAAWLKKAIDLRYLFIIGGIPLVLRKGKFL, encoded by the coding sequence ATGAGCAGCATACCGAAGATAGTCATCCTTGGAGCCGGTTACGGTGGGGTGTTGACTTCCCTGCGGCTTCAGAAGGAATTGAATTATAATGAAGCGGACGTAACGCTCGTGAACAAACACGATTACCATTATATTACGACCCACCTTCATATGCCTGCCGCCGGCACGGACAACCCGGAGAACGCACGGGTGAACATTTCGAAGCTGATCGACGAATTCAAGATCGACTTCGTGAAGTCCACCGTCGTTCAAATCCGTCCGCAGGACCGCAAGGTCATCCTGGAAGACGGCACGCTTTCCTACGATTATCTGGTCATCGGCCTCGGCGGCGAGCCGGAAACGTTCGGCATCCCCGGCATGATCGAGAACGCGCTGAACATCCGCAGCATCAACTCCGTGCGCCTGATCCGGGAGCACATCGAATACCAATTCGCCCGCTACAAGCGCGAGCCGCACCGCACCGATTATCTGACGTTCGTCGTCGGCGGCGCCGGCTTCACGGGCATCGAGTTCGTCGGCGAATTGTCCGACCGCATCCCTGAGCTGTGCAAGCAGTTCGACGTGGATCCGGGACTCGTGAAAATCTACAACATCGAAGCGGCTCCGACCGCGCTGCCGGGCTTTGATCCGGAGCTCGTCGAGTACGCGATGCAAGTTCTGCAGAAGAAAGGCGTCACGTTCAAGATCGGAACCGCGATCAAGGAATGCACGCCGGACGGCGTTATCGTCGGCGAAGGCGAAGAAATCAAAGCGGCGACCGTCATCTGGACAGGCGGGATCCGCGGCAACCGCCTGATCGAGGAAGCCGGCTTCGAAACGATGCGCGGACGCGTCAAAGTCGACGAGTTCATGCGCGCGCCGGGCCACGATAACGTGTTCATCCTGGGCGACAACTCGCTCGTATTCAATCCGGAAGGCCGTCCTTACCCGCCTACCGCTCAGATCGCCATGCAGGCAGGCGTCAACTGCGCCCACAACCTGGTCGCTTCCATCCGCAACCAGCCGCTGAAGCCTTTCGTGTACCAAAGCAAGGGTACCGTTGCGTCCCTCGGCAAAGGCGAAGCGATCGGCATCGCGTTCGGCAAGAAATACAAAGGCCGCGTAGCCGCTTGGCTGAAGAAAGCGATCGACCTGCGCTACCTGTTCATCATCGGCGGCATCCCGCTGGTACTGCGCAAAGGCAAGTTCCTGTAA
- the hemQ gene encoding hydrogen peroxide-dependent heme synthase, translating into MSEAAQTLDGWYALHDFRTIDWNAWKSASAEERDEALAGLQELIAGWEAVEESKEGSLALYAIVGQKADLVFMHLRETLEELNAIENAFNRSAFARFTHKAYSYVSVVELSNYMGQPGVDPMQVPEIAARLKPILPKSNHICFYPMNKRRMLQDNWYMLPMEDRKSMMRSHGMIGRSYAGKVKQIITGSVGFDDWEWGVTLFADDALQFKKLVYEMRFDEVSARYGEFGPFYVGNKLTRESLADMFS; encoded by the coding sequence ATGAGCGAAGCAGCTCAAACGTTGGACGGCTGGTATGCCCTCCATGACTTTCGCACGATCGACTGGAACGCTTGGAAATCGGCTTCCGCCGAGGAGCGCGACGAAGCCCTCGCCGGACTTCAGGAATTGATCGCCGGCTGGGAAGCCGTTGAAGAAAGCAAGGAAGGAAGCCTGGCCCTGTACGCCATCGTCGGCCAGAAAGCAGATCTCGTCTTCATGCATCTGAGGGAAACGCTCGAAGAGCTGAACGCCATCGAAAACGCGTTTAACCGCTCCGCGTTCGCCCGCTTCACCCATAAAGCTTACTCCTACGTAAGCGTCGTGGAATTGAGCAATTATATGGGACAACCGGGCGTCGACCCGATGCAGGTGCCGGAGATCGCGGCTCGCCTGAAGCCGATTTTGCCGAAATCCAACCACATTTGTTTTTACCCGATGAACAAACGCCGCATGCTGCAGGACAACTGGTACATGCTGCCGATGGAAGACCGCAAATCGATGATGCGCAGCCACGGCATGATCGGACGCAGCTACGCGGGCAAAGTGAAGCAGATCATCACCGGTTCGGTCGGATTCGATGACTGGGAATGGGGCGTCACGCTGTTCGCGGACGACGCGCTGCAATTCAAGAAGCTGGTTTACGAAATGCGTTTCGACGAAGTGAGCGCGCGCTACGGCGAATTCGGCCCGTTTTACGTCGGCAACAAGCTGACCCGCGAATCGCTGGCGGATATGTTTTCCTGA
- a CDS encoding YuiB family protein, translating to MLEILQEIVGALLFFVLLFGIGFILNMLIKTTWLPVWLWVIIFIPLGVWHYWEPDTTVGSFLAVWLPSIISSVAGAVVSGWAIRKLRKGGYKMF from the coding sequence GTGCTCGAGATTTTACAGGAAATCGTCGGAGCCCTGCTGTTCTTCGTTCTGTTGTTCGGCATCGGCTTCATCTTGAATATGCTTATCAAAACGACCTGGCTGCCGGTCTGGCTTTGGGTCATCATCTTCATTCCGCTCGGCGTATGGCACTATTGGGAGCCTGACACCACGGTCGGATCCTTCCTTGCGGTGTGGCTGCCATCGATCATCTCCAGCGTAGCTGGCGCCGTCGTCAGCGGCTGGGCGATCCGCAAGCTCCGCAAGGGCGGCTATAAAATGTTCTGA